Genomic window (Festucalex cinctus isolate MCC-2025b chromosome 7, RoL_Fcin_1.0, whole genome shotgun sequence):
TTTgcacaatgacaaaatgaataaatattgaatattgaaaatattttcatgctTTGCCAGTTGTCGTAAGCCAACAGGTTGTGTTGTTGTCCGCAGAAACCCTTGACTGGCAACCACAGACGGCCGACATGAGCGACGAGCGGGAGAGGCGGCGGCCTCGTCGTAGCCACAGCCACGAGACCCGGCCGCCCCGCAACGTCAAGCCCCGCATGGACACCCGCCGCCCGCAAAACGTCAGGCGGTCCAGGAGCACCGACTCCGAGAGGGGCCGGCGGCGAGAGCGCCGCTCGGGGGAGCCCAACCAGCACCGGCACCAGCACCAGCACCAACGCGGCAGGAGCGCCGACCCGGGCGAGCGCCGCCAACCGCCCGAGGAGAGCGACGGCGAGGAGCTCGAGTGCGCCATCTGCTTCTGCTCCTACGACAACACCTTCAAGACGCCCAAGCTGCTCGCCTGCGGTCACACCTTCTGCCTGGAGTGCCTGGCGCGCATCAACGTGAGCGCGCCCCAGCTCAAGACGCTGTCGTGCCCCGTGTGCCGCGAGCTCACCGACATCCCGCACGGGCAGGACCTGCCCCGCCTGGGCAACAACCAGGACATCATCGGCAGGCTGCCGCCCGATATGCGCCGCGCCAAGTCCATCCGCTTCAAGCGCAGCAAAGGCAAGCTCCTCCTCAAAAACCCCGCCTCCAACGGCCCCGTCAACCTCGGCGTGCTCACCCTGCCGCAGAAGAACCACGAGGCCCAGGCGGCGCCCGCCGACGCCGTGCGCCTGGACGCCATGGAGGGCGGCGTGGCGCCCGCCACCGTGGTGGACGTGGGGCGCCCACCCAACAGGGTGCGCGGGCGCATCCGCCGTTTTTTCCGCTCGGACCGCTGCTACTACATCACGGTGGCCAGCGTCATCACCATCACGGTGGTGCTCTTGCTGGTGGGCATCTTGGCCTTTGTGATCGTGCCCAACGTGACCGGCAATCCCAGGCCGCCGCCCGGGAACCAGACGACGCGTCCGCCGCCTCCGCGGATCGCGTTCACGACAGGACCGTGACGAGGGTAGCAAAATTTCAGGAATTTTCATGGGATATATGAAGGAACCTAAATATAATTGTGGTGAGACATAGgccgatttttgttgttgttgttcagtgTTTCAGTACGTTTTTGCACAACTTGCAGTTTGACAGGGAGCTCAATAGAAAatgtacaagttttttttgttttgttttgttttgaattctCAACAGACCCATCAACATATATGTTTacagaagaggattagggccagtgaagagagaaaaaaaaagaagaagtttggCAGGAGAagaattctcattttaaagtcagaatttaaagtgagaattcttgactttattttcagactataaagtcagaattctgactttattctcagaattctgactttgaagTCAAATTCTGAATTTATTAGTGCTACTATTATGCTCACTTTAaaattcagaattctgactttaaagtaaaattttgactttaaagtgagatttATGATAAATTGAtagtaaagtcagaatttttagattaaattgagaattctcactttaaagtcagatttctgagattaaagtcagaattctgacattAAAGCGaacattctgagaataaagtaactttttttttcttctcttcactggccctattCATCTTCCATATATGTCTTTCTGTGtgttgcgtgttttttttgcccttttctttattttatatacCTTTCTGAAtgttgcgtgtttttttttttttttttgtagtacaaGCAGGTGTAGATGTGCTGTCACTTGAGTGAAGTGAGGGAGAAAATATGTGGATGACTGcttatgacaacaacaacaacaacaaaaggtttATAATTGTGCTTGAATATACCTTTCCATTAAATAACCAACTTAATTCCCATGGAAATTTACTGGAATTTTCTACCCCTTGtactgagacttttttttttttttttaaactaagcaCTACTGCTTCACGTGTTTGGCGAGGTGAAGAAATGAAGCCAAACGAGGatggtagcatttttctaatgaAGCAAGCACAGACTTCAAATTGCACGCACATGTGGAGTGGAAACTGTGAACGCCAAAGATGTGGGGAGTGCATTATGATCAACTACAAAGTATTGTTTATGGACCAGCTAACTGTACATATAGCTCCATGTACATGTGTGATTTCAttgtaaatatttgtaaaaattcAATCAGAGCCGCCCGTCGTAATGTCTTTCGCAGGCATACTTTGAAGATCCAGCAGAAACATGTGAAAATCTGTGATGTAGAGAAGccacaaaactattttttttaaatatagttgtATGCCTCCTATGCTTTTAAAAACATGTCAACTTATTAAAATACTTAAACTTATGAAAAAACGTAAGTATTCCTTAGTG
Coding sequences:
- the rnf183 gene encoding E3 ubiquitin-protein ligase RNF183, with translation MSDERERRRPRRSHSHETRPPRNVKPRMDTRRPQNVRRSRSTDSERGRRRERRSGEPNQHRHQHQHQRGRSADPGERRQPPEESDGEELECAICFCSYDNTFKTPKLLACGHTFCLECLARINVSAPQLKTLSCPVCRELTDIPHGQDLPRLGNNQDIIGRLPPDMRRAKSIRFKRSKGKLLLKNPASNGPVNLGVLTLPQKNHEAQAAPADAVRLDAMEGGVAPATVVDVGRPPNRVRGRIRRFFRSDRCYYITVASVITITVVLLLVGILAFVIVPNVTGNPRPPPGNQTTRPPPPRIAFTTGP